The Saccharomonospora glauca K62 genome has a segment encoding these proteins:
- a CDS encoding DUF3488 and transglutaminase-like domain-containing protein → MTTTTTPPRHTRQQPGSGRSTRRLAMTGTLLAPAAAMFATVSAATSLTGVVRGSVWLAYAVVAALLVAFTGLALRALRTPTLLVGLGQVVVLLFLVTGSFTRNGLLVIVPGPAALAELDDVLTAAFETVRTGVPPVEDTAPILCLTTIAIGLVAIVVDTLVVAAAAPAATGLVLLCVYAVPSALADDLLPWWTFVLGGTAFATLLAVDGSHRHRRGRNRPAQDARASAAALSVPVAVVAGALAAGLVAGTTVTVIGTEGSLPGSKGERTVLGGLGVNAFTSLRGMLDQGEEVPLFRVTGLDEPRLLRAFTLDTYRPNEGWGLPDGPMPAGVPADGELPPAPGDDGSAADHRVSIEPVHWNDVWLPVYGAPRALEGLTEGWYYDRTSGAVFRERRLNPAPYVETAVLEEPSRAELRRAEPDPGEVPPVYTELSHIDPRVADLAEELTASADTTFDKVQAIWEYFGVENGFVYDVQTAPASDDDALADFVLHGKRGYCEQFASAMAVMLRSLDIPSRVAVGFTGGYRDGDVRTITSRDAHAWVEVYFGELGWVGFDPTPLANGRGYVPPYLGDEEDSDGASADDEETSSTPTEERAEEPEPSQSQETSADGTQQAQATSSSTSGAWVVVLVSVAAAAALAAVVIAVVTAARKRRAAGNTAANGSTTWLSFLAVALGILSVALLAWWLYWIVSLVLLVGSALLLAPSVVRQVQRHRRLRDVERGDDTHAADAAWRELRQECVDRGLDIADTDTVRLAAQKIARGQRLDEQGKNHLRTVVTTMEQSWYGSDRNQYNRDAAGFVHAFHGVLDALQRSAPLSWRRRLLPRSLVRQLRPRARR, encoded by the coding sequence ATGACGACCACGACCACACCACCTCGGCACACCCGGCAGCAGCCCGGCTCCGGACGAAGCACCCGCAGGCTGGCCATGACGGGCACGCTGCTGGCCCCGGCCGCCGCCATGTTCGCCACCGTCAGCGCGGCGACGTCCCTCACCGGCGTCGTCCGGGGCAGCGTGTGGCTGGCCTACGCCGTCGTGGCCGCGTTGCTCGTAGCGTTCACGGGTCTCGCACTGCGCGCGCTACGGACGCCGACGCTGCTGGTGGGACTCGGCCAGGTCGTCGTCCTGCTGTTCCTGGTCACCGGGTCGTTCACGCGCAACGGCCTGCTGGTGATCGTCCCCGGTCCCGCCGCCCTGGCCGAGCTGGACGACGTGCTGACGGCGGCGTTCGAGACCGTCAGGACCGGGGTCCCGCCGGTCGAGGACACCGCCCCCATCCTGTGCCTCACCACGATCGCCATCGGTCTCGTCGCGATCGTGGTGGACACGCTGGTCGTGGCCGCCGCCGCACCGGCCGCGACGGGGTTGGTCCTGCTGTGCGTCTACGCCGTGCCCTCCGCGCTGGCCGACGACCTGCTGCCCTGGTGGACGTTCGTGCTCGGCGGCACGGCGTTCGCCACCCTGCTGGCCGTCGACGGCAGTCACCGACACCGCAGGGGGCGCAACCGGCCCGCACAGGACGCACGGGCCTCGGCCGCGGCGTTGTCGGTCCCGGTCGCCGTGGTGGCCGGTGCGCTCGCGGCCGGTCTCGTCGCGGGCACGACGGTCACCGTCATCGGCACCGAGGGAAGCCTTCCGGGCAGCAAAGGCGAGCGGACCGTGCTGGGTGGCCTGGGGGTCAACGCGTTCACCTCGCTGCGCGGCATGCTCGACCAGGGCGAGGAGGTACCGCTGTTCCGGGTCACCGGGCTCGACGAACCCCGACTCCTGCGCGCGTTCACCCTCGACACCTACCGCCCGAACGAGGGCTGGGGACTTCCCGACGGCCCCATGCCCGCCGGTGTGCCCGCCGACGGCGAGCTGCCGCCCGCGCCCGGCGACGACGGGAGCGCGGCCGACCACCGCGTCAGCATCGAACCGGTGCACTGGAACGACGTGTGGCTTCCCGTCTACGGCGCTCCCCGTGCCCTGGAGGGACTGACCGAGGGCTGGTACTACGACCGCACGAGCGGCGCGGTGTTCCGCGAACGCAGGCTGAACCCCGCGCCCTACGTCGAGACCGCCGTACTGGAGGAGCCGAGCCGGGCCGAACTCCGCCGGGCCGAACCCGACCCCGGTGAGGTGCCCCCCGTCTACACCGAGTTGTCCCACATCGATCCGCGAGTCGCCGACCTCGCCGAGGAACTCACGGCGTCGGCCGACACCACTTTCGACAAGGTGCAGGCGATCTGGGAGTACTTCGGCGTCGAGAACGGCTTCGTCTACGACGTCCAGACCGCTCCCGCCTCGGACGACGACGCCCTCGCCGACTTCGTTCTCCACGGCAAGCGCGGCTACTGCGAGCAGTTCGCCTCGGCGATGGCGGTGATGTTGCGGTCACTCGACATCCCTTCCAGGGTCGCTGTGGGGTTCACCGGTGGTTACCGCGACGGCGACGTCCGCACGATCACCTCCCGTGACGCCCACGCCTGGGTGGAGGTGTACTTCGGCGAACTCGGGTGGGTGGGCTTCGACCCGACCCCCTTGGCGAACGGGCGCGGCTACGTCCCGCCCTACCTCGGCGACGAGGAGGACTCGGACGGCGCCTCGGCGGACGACGAGGAGACCTCGAGCACGCCGACCGAGGAGCGGGCCGAGGAACCGGAGCCGTCCCAGTCTCAAGAGACGTCGGCGGACGGTACGCAACAGGCACAGGCGACGTCGTCCTCCACGTCGGGGGCGTGGGTGGTCGTGCTCGTCTCGGTCGCCGCCGCGGCGGCCCTGGCGGCCGTGGTGATCGCGGTCGTGACCGCCGCCCGGAAGCGACGCGCTGCGGGCAACACAGCGGCGAACGGCTCGACGACGTGGCTGTCCTTCCTCGCCGTCGCCCTGGGAATCCTCTCCGTGGCCCTGCTGGCGTGGTGGCTGTACTGGATCGTGTCGCTGGTCCTGCTCGTGGGCTCCGCGCTGCTGCTGGCGCCGTCCGTGGTGCGGCAGGTCCAACGCCACCGCAGGCTCCGGGACGTGGAGCGGGGGGACGACACCCACGCCGCCGACGCCGCGTGGCGGGAGCTGCGTCAGGAGTGCGTCGACCGCGGTCTCGACATCGCCGACACCGACACCGTGCGACTGGCCGCTCAGAAGATCGCCCGTGGCCAGCGGTTGGACGAGCAGGGCAAGAACCACCTTCGCACAGTGGTCACCACGATGGAGCAGTCGTGGTACGGGTCCGACCGGAACCAGTACAACCGTGACGCCGCCGGATTCGTCCACGCGTTCCACGGCGTCCTCGACGCCCTCCAGCGATCGGCGCCGCTGTCGTGGCGGCGCAGGCTGCTCCCCCGGTCCCTCGTTCGCCAGCTGCGGCCCCGCGCCCGACGCTGA
- a CDS encoding DUF3040 domain-containing protein, producing MPLSEHEQRLLDQIERELYAEDPKFASAVRGTKLRRPTRRRRLQGAALFVVGVAMLVLGVAGQASFLRIAEVPWLSVLGFVVMFGGVLMAVTALGAPSEAPDSVRQRGGGKGGSSAKSSFTQRMEERFRRRFEDR from the coding sequence ATGCCACTCTCCGAGCATGAGCAGCGGCTGCTCGACCAGATCGAGCGCGAGCTCTATGCCGAGGACCCCAAGTTCGCTTCTGCCGTGCGCGGAACAAAGTTGCGCAGGCCCACGCGCCGTCGGCGCCTACAGGGCGCCGCCTTGTTCGTCGTGGGCGTTGCCATGCTCGTGCTCGGTGTCGCCGGGCAGGCGTCGTTCCTCCGCATCGCCGAGGTCCCGTGGCTGAGCGTGCTCGGGTTCGTGGTGATGTTCGGCGGCGTGCTCATGGCCGTGACGGCGCTCGGAGCCCCGAGCGAGGCCCCCGACTCCGTGCGGCAGCGAGGGGGCGGCAAGGGTGGCTCCTCGGCCAAGAGCAGCTTCACCCAGCGCATGGAGGAGCGGTTCCGCCGGCGCTTCGAGGACCGCTGA
- the dinB gene encoding DNA polymerase IV, protein MGRNTALPDGFERFRATGTTWPDDTGCHVLHVDMDAFFAAVELRTRPELADRPVVVARTGPRSVVLSANYPARRFGISSAMPVAAARKLCPHAVYLPPTPGLYREVSRGVMAIFGDYTPLVEPLSLDEAFLDVTGALRRLGATPGEIGRRIRARVEAEHGVRCSVGVAGVKFVAKLASGMAKPDGMVVVPVAETVPFLRPLPVSALWGVGPKTAEVLRGHGLATVGDLAATPVERLRRWVGAVTAEHLHALAHGRDDRKVVPQSEEKSLGAERTFDTDLVDGRDQRRQLLSLSEKVAATLRSRRLRGRTVSIKVRFIDFRTVTRARTLSGATDVARTIYDTAAALLAELGPSAPVRLLGVRVEGLTGEGDAEQLSLDDARPASRWRDAEVAADIARAKFGAAAVRPASLLERDTE, encoded by the coding sequence ATGGGACGGAACACGGCGCTGCCCGATGGGTTCGAACGATTCCGGGCCACCGGTACCACGTGGCCCGACGACACCGGCTGTCACGTGCTGCACGTCGACATGGACGCGTTCTTCGCGGCCGTGGAGCTGCGCACACGGCCGGAGCTGGCCGACCGCCCCGTGGTGGTGGCGAGAACCGGCCCGCGTTCGGTGGTGCTGTCGGCCAACTACCCGGCCCGGCGGTTCGGGATCTCGTCGGCCATGCCGGTGGCGGCGGCGCGCAAACTGTGCCCGCACGCCGTGTACCTGCCGCCGACACCGGGGCTCTACCGCGAGGTCTCCCGAGGTGTCATGGCCATCTTCGGCGATTACACGCCCCTGGTGGAGCCGCTGAGCCTCGACGAGGCGTTCCTCGACGTGACGGGCGCGTTGCGCAGGCTCGGGGCCACTCCGGGGGAGATCGGCCGTCGAATCCGGGCCAGGGTGGAGGCCGAGCACGGGGTGCGGTGCTCCGTGGGCGTGGCCGGGGTCAAGTTCGTGGCGAAGCTGGCCTCCGGCATGGCCAAGCCCGACGGCATGGTGGTGGTGCCGGTGGCGGAGACGGTGCCGTTCCTGCGCCCGTTGCCGGTGTCGGCCCTGTGGGGAGTGGGGCCGAAGACCGCCGAGGTCCTCCGGGGACACGGCCTGGCGACCGTCGGGGACCTCGCGGCCACCCCGGTCGAACGACTGCGTCGCTGGGTGGGCGCGGTCACGGCCGAACACCTGCACGCGTTGGCCCACGGGCGGGACGACCGCAAGGTGGTTCCCCAGAGCGAGGAGAAATCCCTCGGGGCGGAGCGCACGTTCGACACCGACCTGGTCGACGGCCGGGACCAACGACGGCAGCTGCTGAGCCTGTCGGAGAAGGTGGCGGCCACGCTTCGTTCCCGGCGGCTGCGGGGCAGGACGGTGTCGATCAAGGTTCGTTTCATCGACTTCCGCACCGTCACGCGGGCCAGGACCCTCTCCGGCGCCACGGACGTGGCCAGGACCATCTACGACACGGCCGCCGCTCTGCTGGCCGAGCTCGGCCCCTCCGCGCCCGTGAGGCTGCTGGGGGTGAGGGTCGAGGGTCTCACCGGCGAGGGCGACGCCGAGCAGCTCAGTCTGGACGACGCACGGCCGGCGTCCCGGTGGCGGGACGCCGAGGTCGCCGCCGACATCGCGCGGGCCAAGTTCGGGGCCGCGGCCGTGCGTCCCGCGTCGCTGCTGGAGCGTGACACGGAGTGA
- a CDS encoding methyltransferase domain-containing protein has protein sequence MRAETSAGHGSAAVRKVLEAELRAARARGAEEPVVVDVGGGSGVWAVPFAVEGCRVTVVEPNLNALATLERRAAEEGVSDRITVVADDSDALAKHVRSASADLVLAHSLLEVVDDPRRTVAAIVEAMAGGGAVSVLAANRYAAVLHRALAGRLAEARELLCEPDGVRSGDSETVLRRFDADALTALLEEAGLSVEHVRGDGVVSEVVSPEGVSVEATSWEKELAEFESVAAVTRPLRDIATRLHVLARKPS, from the coding sequence ATGCGAGCGGAGACTTCGGCCGGTCACGGGTCGGCGGCGGTGCGAAAGGTGCTGGAAGCCGAACTGCGCGCCGCGCGGGCCCGAGGAGCCGAGGAGCCTGTGGTTGTGGATGTCGGCGGCGGCAGCGGGGTGTGGGCGGTGCCGTTCGCCGTGGAGGGCTGCCGGGTCACGGTCGTGGAACCGAACCTCAACGCGCTCGCGACGTTGGAGCGGCGCGCGGCCGAGGAAGGCGTGTCCGACCGCATCACGGTGGTCGCCGACGATTCGGACGCGCTGGCGAAGCACGTCCGGTCCGCTTCCGCCGACCTCGTGCTCGCACACTCCCTCCTGGAGGTCGTGGACGATCCCCGCCGCACCGTGGCGGCGATCGTGGAGGCCATGGCGGGCGGCGGCGCGGTGTCGGTGTTGGCGGCCAACCGCTACGCGGCCGTCCTGCACCGGGCCCTGGCCGGCAGGCTCGCGGAGGCCAGGGAACTGTTGTGCGAGCCCGACGGCGTGCGCAGCGGCGATTCGGAAACGGTCCTGCGCAGGTTCGACGCTGACGCCCTGACCGCGTTGCTGGAGGAGGCCGGGCTGTCGGTGGAGCACGTCCGGGGCGACGGGGTCGTGTCGGAGGTCGTCTCCCCGGAAGGGGTCTCCGTCGAGGCGACGTCCTGGGAGAAGGAGCTCGCCGAGTTCGAGTCCGTGGCCGCGGTGACCAGGCCGTTGCGTGACATCGCCACCCGTCTGCACGTGCTGGCCCGCAAACCGTCCTGA
- a CDS encoding ParA family protein gives MHTVAVLSLKGGVGKTTVALGIASAALRRGTRTLVADLDPQGNATATLDPPLTDATLADVLEAPRLGVLTKAIAASGWSDDVDVLVGSEELELLNEPGPTAPRMDSLARALDELRRYPQGKPYELAILDCPPSLGRLTRSALIAADSALLVTEPTMYAVAGAQRALEAIDNIRARHNPRLRPAGVVVNRLRSRSYEHEYRVQELRESFGSLVMPTAIPDRLVIQQAQGACTPIHEWNSPAAAEIALTFNMVLAKILRSNRAGRHRLSSEEPEPAPRRGEQPPRVPTERPYARHETG, from the coding sequence GTGCACACGGTCGCCGTACTGAGCCTCAAAGGAGGCGTCGGCAAGACGACGGTCGCGCTCGGTATCGCCTCGGCTGCGCTCCGCAGGGGAACCCGGACGCTGGTAGCGGATCTGGACCCGCAGGGAAACGCCACGGCGACGCTCGACCCGCCGCTCACCGACGCCACGCTCGCCGACGTGCTCGAAGCGCCTCGGCTCGGGGTACTGACGAAAGCGATCGCTGCCAGCGGGTGGAGCGACGACGTCGACGTCCTCGTGGGTTCGGAAGAGCTGGAGCTGCTCAACGAACCGGGGCCGACGGCCCCCCGCATGGACAGCCTGGCGCGGGCGCTCGACGAGCTGCGCCGCTACCCGCAGGGCAAGCCCTACGAACTCGCGATCCTCGACTGCCCGCCGTCGTTGGGCAGACTCACGCGTTCGGCCCTCATCGCCGCCGACAGCGCGCTGTTGGTCACCGAACCCACCATGTACGCGGTGGCGGGCGCGCAACGCGCGTTGGAGGCCATCGACAACATCCGCGCCCGGCACAACCCGCGACTGCGCCCCGCGGGGGTCGTGGTCAACCGGTTGCGCAGCCGGTCGTACGAGCACGAGTACCGCGTCCAGGAACTACGGGAGTCGTTCGGCAGCCTCGTGATGCCGACCGCGATCCCCGACCGGCTGGTGATTCAGCAGGCGCAGGGAGCCTGCACACCCATCCACGAGTGGAACTCGCCGGCCGCCGCCGAGATCGCCCTGACGTTCAACATGGTGCTGGCGAAGATCCTGCGCTCCAATCGCGCCGGTCGGCATCGGCTGAGCTCCGAGGAACCCGAACCCGCTCCCCGGCGCGGCGAGCAGCCTCCTCGGGTGCCCACCGAACGTCCGTACGCCCGGCACGAGACGGGGTGA
- a CDS encoding DNA-formamidopyrimidine glycosylase family protein encodes MPEGDTVFRTGEQLRRALVGRTLTRTDFRHPRLATLDLTGLDVVAVRTVGKHLFLRFSDATSLHSHLRMDGSWRVFRPGQRWSAPGHHARVVLSHRDGEAVGFRVHDLAVVPTEREERFVGHLGPDLLDPNWSEAHAATAAEALRRRPDAEIGEALLDQRVMAGIGNVYKTEICFLLGVSPWTPVAEVDADHAVELAHRLLAANAHRFRRSTTGMDAPGRRSWVYERTRQGCLRCGGQVRVASQGEGVHARPTWYCPHCQPGPVPA; translated from the coding sequence GTGCCCGAGGGTGACACCGTCTTCCGGACCGGCGAACAGCTCCGCCGGGCCCTGGTCGGTCGGACCCTCACCCGCACGGACTTCCGACACCCGAGACTCGCGACGCTCGACCTGACCGGGCTCGACGTCGTGGCCGTCCGGACGGTGGGCAAGCACCTGTTCCTACGGTTCTCCGACGCCACCAGCCTGCACAGTCACCTGAGGATGGACGGCTCGTGGCGGGTGTTCCGGCCGGGACAGCGCTGGTCGGCGCCCGGCCACCACGCGCGAGTCGTCCTTTCCCACCGCGACGGCGAGGCGGTCGGCTTCCGGGTCCACGACCTCGCCGTCGTGCCCACCGAACGGGAGGAGCGGTTCGTGGGCCATCTGGGCCCCGACCTTCTCGACCCGAACTGGTCGGAGGCCCACGCGGCCACCGCGGCCGAGGCGCTGCGCCGCCGCCCGGACGCCGAGATCGGCGAGGCGTTGCTGGACCAGCGCGTGATGGCCGGCATCGGCAACGTCTACAAGACCGAGATCTGCTTCCTGCTCGGGGTCTCCCCGTGGACCCCCGTGGCCGAGGTGGACGCGGACCACGCGGTGGAGCTGGCCCACCGGCTGCTCGCGGCCAACGCGCACCGCTTCCGGCGCAGCACCACCGGCATGGACGCGCCGGGACGCCGTAGCTGGGTGTACGAGCGCACCCGACAGGGCTGCCTGCGCTGTGGCGGGCAGGTCCGCGTCGCGTCGCAGGGGGAGGGAGTCCACGCCCGCCCGACCTGGTACTGCCCGCACTGCCAACCGGGTCCCGTACCGGCGTGA
- a CDS encoding quinone-dependent dihydroorotate dehydrogenase: protein MLFDRIVRPALYRLHRNDAEAVHERTVQLLAGVGRFGPLTTALRRYYRVDDPCTVFGVRFPNRLGLAAGMDKDGRALNAWSALGFGFVEVGTVTRHAQPGNPGPRLFTLDASDAVLNRMGFNNAGAEALARRLATDGTPDVPLGISIGKSKVTPVEDAISDYRTSLVTLSPYADYVAINVSSPNTPGLRTLQDRGALTELLTELSRTSRELAEAARREPVPLLVKVAPDLSFDALDELLGVCLDHGVSGVIATNTTLSREGLAPEDARFASEQGGLSGRPLAARSVEIVRFIHDRVGDSLPIIGVGGIGSPDDALRMLDAGASLLQVFSAFALHGPAVVKRINSRLSRQRAVPR, encoded by the coding sequence GTGCTCTTCGACAGGATCGTCCGGCCCGCCCTCTACCGCCTCCACCGGAACGACGCCGAGGCCGTGCACGAACGCACCGTGCAGCTGCTCGCCGGGGTGGGCAGATTCGGTCCCCTCACCACGGCGTTACGCCGGTACTACCGGGTCGACGACCCGTGCACCGTGTTCGGTGTCCGGTTCCCGAACCGGCTCGGCCTCGCCGCGGGGATGGACAAGGACGGCCGCGCCCTGAACGCGTGGTCCGCGTTGGGCTTCGGCTTCGTCGAGGTGGGCACGGTGACCCGCCACGCGCAGCCGGGGAACCCCGGACCGCGGCTGTTCACCCTCGACGCCAGTGACGCCGTGCTCAACCGTATGGGCTTCAACAACGCCGGCGCGGAGGCCCTCGCGCGACGGCTGGCCACCGACGGCACCCCGGACGTCCCGCTCGGCATCAGCATCGGGAAGTCCAAGGTCACCCCGGTCGAGGACGCGATCTCCGACTACCGGACCTCGCTCGTCACCCTGTCCCCGTACGCCGACTACGTGGCGATCAACGTCAGCTCCCCCAACACACCGGGGTTGCGCACGCTGCAGGACCGCGGCGCGCTGACGGAACTGCTGACCGAGCTCTCCCGCACCTCCCGTGAACTCGCGGAGGCCGCCCGGCGCGAACCGGTGCCCCTGCTCGTGAAGGTGGCTCCCGACCTGTCGTTCGACGCTCTCGACGAACTCCTGGGCGTCTGCCTCGACCACGGCGTCTCGGGCGTGATCGCCACCAACACCACCCTCTCCCGAGAAGGGCTCGCCCCGGAGGACGCCCGGTTCGCCTCCGAGCAGGGCGGACTCTCGGGACGCCCCCTCGCCGCGCGCTCGGTGGAGATCGTGCGCTTCATCCACGACCGAGTGGGCGACTCACTGCCGATCATCGGGGTGGGCGGCATCGGGAGCCCGGACGACGCGCTCCGCATGCTCGACGCGGGAGCGAGCCTGTTGCAGGTCTTCAGCGCGTTCGCGCTCCACGGCCCCGCGGTGGTGAAGCGGATCAACTCCCGGCTTTCGCGGCAGCGGGCCGTACCGCGCTGA
- a CDS encoding allophanate hydrolase-related protein, giving the protein MNLFLFDDDTVPLPPITTSQAVQRVLSVFDALSRGLGPAPSVRLRCREDVLVEAKAVDERVRAGEHLPLVGTLVAAPDQPVVVGRLMRAGAVVAGHTVPGAPSPGTEVRLETLSKLDALLVTEPPSACRGVVGFVPTRGLLPASESGITTVLARDAAVAQQVAAAVTGPDPRSDSATFSRHWPESVRLSAGDHPRVGVPDHAFLAGLPPAEAARLRTTAETLRVAGAVTDEIDFGDGDVLCRRRAALALRDHDALLLPQGRGAGSLARLVTRLDTAAMLLPVRDGGGVGLLTKPFDDQIALDLAGLLTGSQAPSPYPDVGVRLIAFGSFLRGQPRAVELERVGARFTGFATTSRHYRLVLFEQDPPEAGVVPTDVPTEGGPLLGEEWLLSPAALGEFVAGLSAPMRLGTVDLADGTSAPAILCDPAVAEGGVDLTAWECWRAYLRHLSAVRPAAAKAGS; this is encoded by the coding sequence GTGAACCTGTTCCTGTTCGACGACGACACGGTCCCGCTTCCTCCCATCACCACGAGCCAAGCCGTGCAGCGCGTGCTCTCGGTGTTCGACGCGCTCTCGCGGGGGCTCGGCCCCGCACCGTCCGTGCGGCTGCGTTGCCGGGAGGACGTCCTCGTGGAGGCCAAGGCCGTGGACGAGCGGGTTCGGGCGGGGGAGCACCTGCCGCTGGTGGGCACCCTCGTCGCCGCGCCGGACCAGCCGGTCGTCGTGGGCAGACTGATGCGGGCGGGCGCGGTGGTCGCCGGGCACACGGTGCCGGGGGCGCCTTCCCCCGGTACCGAGGTGCGGTTGGAGACGCTCAGCAAGCTCGACGCGCTGTTGGTGACCGAGCCGCCCTCCGCCTGCCGCGGCGTGGTCGGGTTCGTGCCCACCCGCGGCCTGTTGCCCGCGAGCGAGTCGGGGATCACCACGGTGCTGGCGCGGGACGCGGCCGTGGCCCAGCAGGTGGCGGCCGCGGTGACGGGGCCGGACCCCCGGTCGGATTCGGCGACGTTCAGCAGGCACTGGCCCGAGTCGGTGCGCCTGAGCGCGGGTGACCACCCCCGCGTCGGGGTCCCCGACCACGCGTTCCTCGCCGGACTGCCTCCCGCGGAGGCGGCTCGACTCCGGACGACGGCGGAGACGTTGCGGGTCGCGGGCGCGGTGACGGACGAGATCGACTTCGGCGACGGGGACGTCCTCTGCCGCCGTCGTGCGGCGCTCGCACTGCGGGACCACGACGCGCTGCTGCTGCCCCAGGGCAGGGGGGCGGGTTCGCTCGCGCGGCTGGTGACGCGTCTGGACACGGCCGCCATGCTGCTTCCCGTGCGCGACGGAGGCGGGGTGGGACTGCTGACGAAGCCGTTCGACGACCAGATCGCGCTCGACCTCGCGGGGCTGCTCACCGGGTCCCAGGCGCCCTCGCCCTATCCGGACGTGGGAGTGCGGCTGATCGCCTTCGGGTCCTTCCTGCGAGGCCAGCCACGGGCGGTCGAGCTGGAGCGGGTCGGGGCGCGTTTCACGGGCTTCGCGACCACCTCACGCCACTACCGGCTGGTGCTGTTCGAGCAGGACCCGCCCGAGGCGGGAGTCGTGCCCACGGACGTTCCGACGGAGGGTGGGCCGTTGCTCGGGGAGGAATGGTTGCTCTCCCCCGCCGCGCTCGGGGAGTTCGTCGCCGGGCTGTCCGCGCCGATGCGCCTGGGCACGGTGGACCTGGCGGACGGCACGAGCGCGCCCGCGATCCTGTGCGATCCGGCCGTGGCCGAGGGTGGGGTGGACCTCACCGCGTGGGAGTGCTGGCGCGCCTACCTGCGTCACCTCAGCGCGGTACGGCCCGCTGCCGCGAAAGCCGGGAGTTGA
- the pspM gene encoding phage shock envelope stress response protein PspM, with product MAGGRNERFAKFDKHLQRLPDYAQRAQRMVRAYADAAKTARTSEGAETESRPVPVVPPVVAEVREKWARWNDPAAKHERRKRRTSRALTLWIVLSLVAVLYAVVGYAGLTGGIDGWRGAFSGLVGTVVFGALGVRSGIRLYRLSKITVPATPRPPELPRRGSVAREPMERLARSEASLAELLAQLSESAEHGTAPVPQLSVEQTRSTAEEAAAALRTLAARIESVERARASAPASEHAALDAAVAELRGQLDEGVEEYGSLVAAAGRAVAASSGGVPQAREALTDATDRLAGLASALRELSSS from the coding sequence GTGGCGGGCGGACGGAACGAGCGTTTCGCGAAGTTCGACAAACACTTACAGCGTCTGCCCGACTACGCCCAGCGCGCCCAGCGGATGGTGCGTGCGTATGCCGACGCCGCGAAGACGGCTCGGACGTCCGAGGGAGCCGAAACCGAGTCTCGACCGGTTCCCGTCGTGCCGCCGGTCGTCGCCGAGGTCCGGGAGAAGTGGGCGCGCTGGAACGACCCCGCGGCGAAGCACGAACGTCGTAAGCGCCGCACGTCGCGTGCCCTGACGCTGTGGATCGTGCTTTCGCTGGTGGCCGTCCTGTACGCGGTCGTCGGCTACGCAGGGCTCACCGGGGGAATAGACGGATGGCGAGGGGCCTTCAGCGGCCTGGTCGGCACGGTGGTCTTCGGTGCACTGGGGGTCCGTTCGGGGATTCGGCTGTACCGGCTGAGCAAGATCACGGTGCCGGCGACGCCTCGCCCACCCGAGCTGCCACGTAGGGGGTCCGTGGCCAGGGAGCCGATGGAGCGACTGGCGCGAAGCGAAGCGTCGCTGGCGGAGCTGCTGGCCCAACTGTCCGAGTCCGCCGAACACGGTACGGCGCCGGTGCCGCAGTTGTCGGTGGAACAGACCCGCTCCACCGCGGAGGAGGCCGCCGCCGCGTTGCGGACGCTGGCCGCGCGGATCGAGTCGGTCGAGCGGGCGAGGGCGTCCGCGCCCGCGAGCGAACACGCGGCGTTGGACGCCGCGGTGGCGGAGCTGCGCGGGCAACTCGACGAGGGGGTGGAGGAGTACGGCTCCCTCGTCGCCGCCGCGGGCCGGGCGGTGGCGGCCTCCAGCGGAGGCGTGCCGCAGGCCAGGGAAGCACTCACCGACGCCACCGATCGCCTGGCGGGGTTGGCGTCGGCGTTGCGGGAGCTGTCGTCGTCGTAG